In Gemmatimonadota bacterium, the sequence TCGCTGCCTGTATATTCATGCCGTAATCCAGCACATTGGTCAAAAATTGCACCGACGTTTGTTGAATCCCCCAGCTTCCCGGCGTACCCAGAGCAGAAAAAAGCGCGCCATCTCGAAACACCAGCAGCGGCGACAAACACATATCCAATTTTTTATGAGGCGCAATGCAATTTGGGCTATTGGGCACCAGATCGCCCCATCGAATAAAATTATTCAAAAACATGCCCGTATTGCCCATCATCACCCCCGACCCAAAACCCGATCCCAAACTCTGAGTTATAGCCACAGCATTGCCATCGCCATCAACCACATCGAAATGCGTCGTGCATTCATTCAGCCAGGCCTTTGGATCGCCCGGGTCAACCTCGCCCGGCAACTTCGTCGCCGGATACCACTCGCCCCGATGCACGCCCGCGCGATTCCCAATCAGCTTTCGGCGTTCTTCCGCATACCCCTTCGCCAGTAATCCTTCAACCGGAGCCTGTGGGGCTGCCGCGTATTCTATCCGATCCGCATTGCCCAACTTCACGGCTTCGATGAACAAATGTAATGCCTGCTCCGAGTGGTGTTCCATCTCCACCAGATCGTATCCCTCCAGCATATTAAGCGTCTCGAGAATCTGAAATCCCGCACTCGGTAGCGGCGGACAAAACACCTCATAACCTCGATAAGTCGTCACCAATGGATCGACCCATTCCGGTTCAAAATCCGCCAGATCGCGCTCGGACAACCAGCCCCCTTCTCCCTGGATATATTCCGCCATTTCGCGCGCGAGATCGCCGCGATAAAAAACCTCCGCCCCTCCTTCAGCGATCCGCCGAAATGTCCGCGCCAAATTCTTTTGAACCAGAATTTCGCCCGGCAGAGGTCCGCGCCCACGCGACAGAATAACGCTTTCAGCCCTATCGTTCATCTTCCCGCCACTGGTCATCGATTGGCTATTTCTCACCGTTACAGCATACCCGTTCTCCGCCAGATCAATCGCAGGCAAAAATACTTGTGCTGGCGTCATCGTGCCATAGCGCTCCAACAACTCCAACCAGCCGCCACAAGCACCCGGCGTCAAACACGAACGCGGCCCAGCATCTTTATCCGCTGGGCTATCAAACAACTCGGCACGCGCTTGATACGGCGTTCGTCCACAATAATCCAGGACGCG encodes:
- the ggt gene encoding gamma-glutamyltransferase, yielding MAFSAHGVTHRPTVTGTRGMVACAHPLAALSGARMLLEGGNAFDAAVAVAAALNVVEPYMSGIAGVGYAIVYDAKNDHRRVLDYCGRTPYQARAELFDSPADKDAGPRSCLTPGACGGWLELLERYGTMTPAQVFLPAIDLAENGYAVTVRNSQSMTSGGKMNDRAESVILSRGRGPLPGEILVQKNLARTFRRIAEGGAEVFYRGDLAREMAEYIQGEGGWLSERDLADFEPEWVDPLVTTYRGYEVFCPPLPSAGFQILETLNMLEGYDLVEMEHHSEQALHLFIEAVKLGNADRIEYAAAPQAPVEGLLAKGYAEERRKLIGNRAGVHRGEWYPATKLPGEVDPGDPKAWLNECTTHFDVVDGDGNAVAITQSLGSGFGSGVMMGNTGMFLNNFIRWGDLVPNSPNCIAPHKKLDMCLSPLLVFRDGALFSALGTPGSWGIQQTSVQFLTNVLDYGMNIQAAIEAPRFRIESAGTKVSIEKRVSKSIRRALKARGHDVKVLPDYSAVCGGAQGIVVDAESGALMGGADPRRDGYAIGI